The Lolium rigidum isolate FL_2022 chromosome 1, APGP_CSIRO_Lrig_0.1, whole genome shotgun sequence region cgcttgacttgatgatctacttcaattccaagcaagtcaagtgaaacttcgattcatcgtggtaagttttatttgaaagcgcgaaaattccccggattttctatgcatgaatgcaatgcacactttggtgttctctcattttattgcctctaaacctgggatattacaaaaacCCAATGtttgaccttaattggttgtgcctggcgatggcattaattggttgtgcctcgcaatggccttgttgaaggcattgttttgtaagcATTGGTGAAAATCTATGATctatgatcaagatgatgatgaccttgtgcactgttcccttcttggagacaTTGCTTTGGGAGACGATAGATTTTCGGTGATGTATTGGTGGTGTTTGACACGCTGCTACAAGAAGTAGATCTCTGTAGTGGGACTTTTAATTCTATAATTATtcattttttggttgtgtgcatccatatTGTCATTATGGCAATGTGTTGTTGAAAATGTtagatgtaattgatatcttcacgatattaatatatttatttTGTCGAAAGAAAGCAGTTGCACCGTGGTATACTTCAGAAAACTGGCAGACGTGTCTAGAATTGCAAAGGAAATGAAATAACTTAAGGGCTCCTTTGTTTCATATGATTTGTATATAAATTGTGTAGGTCCCTATAGGAAAATTTTCTACACTGTTTGATTTGTAGAAACATATTATATAGAATTTTAGTGTAAATTCTATAATAAAAAACATAAGTAGAAATATttatttgctacaatcaaacacacttcatctttTTATAGGATTCAAGTAGCCATAATATCCTAAATTCTACATATTTATGTTTTATACTTTTTCTATCCTTTGAATCATAGAACCCCCAAGTTAGAGGTACAAAGATCTACTGGCTACTGGCTAGGATAGCAAGTGATAGATAAACTACATCCAGAAAATCCATCTTATCCCTTCGCTTCTGCCGCCGCCATACCACATACCCATCGCTTCTATACCAGGACACTCTTGTCCCTATCAAAATCGCGATACCGCTAAAAAATCTGGAAGAATCCACTCGCGCAAGTAGGCAACGATAAGCACCAAATCAACTGGACAATAACACTCGCCgaagaaaaaaaatcacaaaTCGATCGTTTCCCCCTGTTTCCTCAACCTCCGACACCCCGTATAAATATGGCGCGCCACTCTCCGCACAGAGCAAGTACACAACACTGAGCTCTCACACAAACCAAGCAAGCTCTCACTCGTTTCTTGCTCAGATCACACTCCACAGTCGATCCAAGTCAGATATTGTTTCTTCAGCAATGAGCAGCTGCTTCGCGGCAACATCAATGGGCGACCTGATCCCCGGGTTGCCGGAGGAGGTGGCGAGGGAGTGCCTCATCCGGGTGGGCTTCGACCAGTTGCCGACGGTGCGCCGCATCTCGCGGCAGTGGAAGGAGGAGGTCGAGTCGCCGGACTACAGCCGCCTGCGCCGCGCGGAGGGGCTGGCACGTCCGGTGATCGCCATGGTCCAGGCGCAGCCCGAGCATGTCGTCGAGCCGGGACCAGCGCAGAAGAACTCGTCCGcgccgtcggcggtcaacggcggCCCGGCGAACAACTACAGGATGGCGCTGCTGGACCCGGTTGAGGGGCGGTGGGCCTCGCTCCCGGTGCTGCCTGGCCCGACCGGCAGCCTTCCTCTGTTCTGCCAGGTCGCCGCGGTGGACGGCGGGCAGGGGAGGAAGCGGCTCGTGGTCGTCGGCGGATGGGACCCGGAGTCGTGGGCGCCGACTGACTCGGTGTACGTGTACGACTTCCTTACTGGCgcgtggcggcgcggcgcgcCCATGCCCGGCCCGCGCCGGTCCTTCTTCGCCACCGCGGCCGTCGGCGGGATCGTGTACGTGGCCGGCGGGCACGACGAGGAGAAGAACGCGCTGCGCTCGGCGCTGGCATATGACCCGGACTCCGACGCGTGGACCGCGCTCCCAGACATGGCGGAGGAGCGCGACGAGCCGCGCGGGCTGTGCGTCGGCGGCAAGTTCCTGGTCATTGGCGGGTACCCGACGCCGGAGCAGGGTCGTTTCGCTGGCTCCGCCGAGGCGTTCGACCCGGCGACGGGGGCCTGGGTCCCTGTCGAGGAGGCTCTGCTCGAGGACGGCGCGTGCCCGAGGACGTGCTGCGTGGCGCCGGGAGCCGAGCGCGTGTACATGATCCGCGACGGGAACCTGGTGGCGCGCGACGGCGGAGCGTCTGCAGCATGGCACACGGTGGCGTCCGTGCCGGAGGACGCCCGCACCGCGTCCACCGT contains the following coding sequences:
- the LOC124683788 gene encoding F-box/kelch-repeat protein At1g80440-like; translation: MSSCFAATSMGDLIPGLPEEVARECLIRVGFDQLPTVRRISRQWKEEVESPDYSRLRRAEGLARPVIAMVQAQPEHVVEPGPAQKNSSAPSAVNGGPANNYRMALLDPVEGRWASLPVLPGPTGSLPLFCQVAAVDGGQGRKRLVVVGGWDPESWAPTDSVYVYDFLTGAWRRGAPMPGPRRSFFATAAVGGIVYVAGGHDEEKNALRSALAYDPDSDAWTALPDMAEERDEPRGLCVGGKFLVIGGYPTPEQGRFAGSAEAFDPATGAWVPVEEALLEDGACPRTCCVAPGAERVYMIRDGNLVARDGGASAAWHTVASVPEDARTASTVSAIPDGRVVVIGSGCHGGEQTVYMLRDEAGKPASWARAPAPPEFSGHVQAACFMEI